In Thermodesulfobacteriota bacterium, the following are encoded in one genomic region:
- a CDS encoding prepilin-type N-terminal cleavage/methylation domain-containing protein produces the protein MGDRKGFTLIEVLVSLSILAATLLLAYQVISGAIAAMDRSERWTAASYLAEAMVLEAVAKYPEVAETEGKFSPPNEAYSWKRAVRESLYPDLREVEVVVLWTSDGREERVSLTGLAVKK, from the coding sequence ATGGGTGACCGGAAGGGATTCACGCTGATCGAGGTGCTCGTCTCCCTTTCTATCCTGGCGGCCACGCTGCTCCTCGCGTACCAGGTCATCTCCGGGGCGATCGCCGCCATGGACCGGTCGGAGCGTTGGACCGCCGCGTCCTACCTCGCGGAGGCGATGGTCCTGGAGGCGGTGGCCAAATACCCCGAGGTGGCGGAGACGGAGGGGAAGTTCTCCCCCCCCAACGAGGCGTATTCCTGGAAGCGCGCGGTCCGCGAATCGCTCTACCCCGACCTGCGCGAGGTGGAGGTCGTCGTCCTGTGGACCTCCGACGGCCGGGAGGAGCGGGTGTCGCTCACCGGCCTTGCAGTGAAGAAATGA
- a CDS encoding prepilin-type N-terminal cleavage/methylation domain-containing protein yields MRTSIPGKTHSGGFTLVELSVVLFVLGLILWTVAPRLSQFGERSRDAVFRDLASGSEEAFDISLFEKRETRLVILPSEGKYEFRIVDRPEAQRRPREFGSRLSVTGIRIEGEERPLDIPTEIRFLPGGRVPATWIHIREADDDREVARWTLRLNPWDGSMKVLEGTVTGDG; encoded by the coding sequence ATGCGGACGTCAATTCCTGGGAAGACGCATAGCGGCGGCTTCACGCTGGTCGAGCTCTCCGTCGTCCTGTTCGTGCTCGGCCTGATCCTCTGGACCGTCGCCCCCCGGCTGTCCCAGTTCGGGGAGCGCAGCCGGGACGCCGTGTTCCGGGACCTGGCCTCCGGCTCCGAGGAGGCGTTCGACATCTCCCTGTTCGAGAAGCGGGAGACCCGCCTGGTCATTCTCCCCTCCGAGGGGAAGTACGAGTTCCGCATCGTCGACCGCCCCGAGGCGCAGCGGCGCCCCCGCGAATTCGGGTCGCGGCTTTCCGTTACCGGCATCCGGATCGAGGGGGAGGAGCGCCCGCTGGACATCCCCACGGAGATCCGGTTCCTCCCGGGAGGACGCGTCCCGGCGACCTGGATCCACATCCGGGAAGCGGACGATGACCGGGAGGTCGCGCGCTGGACGCTGCGGCTCAACCCGTGGGACGGCTCCATGAAAGTCCTCGAGGGCACGGTGACCGGCGATGGGTGA
- the gspG gene encoding type II secretion system major pseudopilin GspG has product MEDRRNPARRLRDRAGFTLIEIMVVIVILGLLAALVVPKLIGRTEEAKKTQARVQIKHIQQALELFKLDNGFFPETDQGLEALVRIPEAGRIPKNYRKGGYLDRVPKDPWGNQYIYISPGSHGDYDISSYGADGVAGGEGEDADVNSWEDA; this is encoded by the coding sequence ATGGAAGATCGAAGAAATCCCGCGAGGCGGCTCCGCGACAGGGCGGGGTTCACCCTCATCGAGATCATGGTGGTCATCGTCATCCTCGGGCTGCTCGCGGCCCTCGTGGTCCCCAAGCTGATCGGCCGCACGGAGGAGGCGAAGAAGACGCAAGCGCGCGTCCAGATCAAGCACATCCAGCAGGCGCTCGAGCTGTTCAAGCTCGACAACGGCTTCTTCCCGGAGACCGATCAGGGGCTGGAGGCGCTGGTCCGGATTCCCGAGGCCGGCCGAATCCCGAAGAACTACCGCAAGGGCGGCTACCTCGACCGGGTCCCGAAGGATCCTTGGGGGAACCAGTACATCTACATCTCCCCCGGGTCGCACGGCGACTACGACATAAGCTCCTACGGCGCGGACGGCGTGGCGGGCGGTGAAGGCGAGGATGCGGACGTCAATTCCTGGGAAGACGCATAG